The following coding sequences lie in one Heteronotia binoei isolate CCM8104 ecotype False Entrance Well chromosome 6, APGP_CSIRO_Hbin_v1, whole genome shotgun sequence genomic window:
- the LOC132574410 gene encoding zinc finger protein 420-like, translating to MLQVSVRFTIAEWDLLDPGQKTLYREVMQENYRSVISLGKEDLPEVPKKLFACSECGKRFSQSASLQLHQRIHTGEKPFECSECGKRFSQNGTLKLHHRTHTGEKPFECSQCAKKFSRSDHLQQHQRTHTGEKPFVCSECGKRFSQSASLQLHQRSHTGQKPFPCSECGKKFSLSVSLHQHQRIHTGEKPFECSECGKRFSQNGTLKLHHRTHTGEKPFECSQCAKKFSRSDHLQQHQRTHTGEKPFVCSECGKRFSQSVSLQLHQRSHTGQKPFPYSECGKKFSLSVSLHQHQRIHTGEKPFECSECGKRFSRSGSLKLHQRTHTGEKPFECSECGKRFSQNGTLKLHHRTHTGEKPFECSQCAKKFSRSDHLQQHQRTHTGEKPFVCSECGKRFSQSASLQLHQRSHTGQKPFPCSECGKKFSLSVSLHQHQRIHTGEKPFECSECGKRFSQNGTLKLHHRTHTGEKPFECSQCAKKFSRSDHLQQHQRTHTGEKPFVCSECGKRFSQSVSLQLHQRSHTGQKPFPCSECGKKFSRSASLHQHQRIHTGEKPFQCSECGKRFSQSSHLQLHQRTHTGEKPFACSECGKRFNLSATLHRHQRIHTGEKPFECSECGKRFSQSRFSHSGDLRKHQRTHTGEKSFECSECGKRFSQSSHLQLHQRTHTGEKPFECLECGKRFSQSGTLHQHWRTHAGEKPFTFDLNINYRCLDVYVWE from the exons aaactttttgcatgttcagagtgtggaaaaagattcagtcaaagtgcatctcttcaactgcatcagagaatccacacaggagagaaaccttttgaatgctcagagtgtggaaagagattcagtcagaatggcactctaaaactgcatcacagaacccacacaggggagaaaccttttgaatgctcacagtgtgctaagaaattcagtcggagtgaccatcttcagcagcaccagagaacccacacaggggagaaaccttttgtatgctcagagtgtggaaaaagattcagtcaaagtgcatctcttcaactgcatcagagatcccacacagggcagaaaccttttccatgctcagagtgtggaaagaaattcagtctaaGTGTGTCTCTTCatcagcatcagagaatccacacaggggagaaaccttttgaatgctcagagtgtggaaagagattcagtcagaatggcactctaaaactgcatcacagaacccacacaggggagaaaccttttgaatgctcacagtgtgctaagaaattcagtcggagtgaccatcttcagcagcaccagagaacccacacaggggagaaaccttttgtatgctcagagtgtggaaaaagattcagtcaaagtgtatctcttcaactgcatcagagatcCCACACAGGGCAGAAACCTTTTCCatactcagagtgtggaaagaaattcagtctaaGTGTGTCTCTTCatcagcatcagagaatccacacaggggagaaaccttttgaatgctcagagtgtggaaagagattcagtcggagtggcagtctaaaactgcatcagagaacccacacaggggagaaaccttttgaatgctcagagtgtggaaagagattcagtcagaatggcactctaaaactgcatcacagaacccacacaggggagaaaccttttgaatgctcacagtgtgctaagaaattcagtcggagtgaccatcttcagcagcaccagagaacccacacaggggagaaaccttttgtatgctcagagtgtggaaaaagattcagtcaaagtgcatctcttcaactgcatcagagatcccacacagggcagaaaccttttccatgctcagagtgtggaaagaaattcagtctaaGTGTGTCTCTTCatcagcatcagagaatccacacaggggagaaaccttttgaatgctcagagtgtggaaagagattcagtcagaatggcactctaaaactgcatcacagaacccacacaggggagaaaccttttgaatgctcacagtgtgctaagaaattcagtcggagtgaccatcttcagcagcaccagagaacccacacaggggagaaaccttttgtatgctcagagtgtggaaaaagattcagtcaaagtgtatctcttcaactgcatcagagatcccacacagggcagaaaccttttccatgctcagagtgtggaaagaaattcagtcgaaGTGCGTCTCTTCatcagcatcagagaatccacacaggggagaaaccttttcagtgctccgagtgtggaaagagattcagtcagagtagccatcttcaactgcaccagagaacccacacaggggagaaaccttttgcatgctcagagtgtggaaagagattcaatttaAGTGCGACTCTTCAtcggcatcagagaatccacacaggagagaaaccttttgaatgctcagagtgtggaaagagattcagtcagagca gattcagtcacagtggtgatcttcgaaagcatcagagaacccacacaggggagaaatcttttgaatgctcagagtgtgggaagagattcagtcagagtagtcatcttcagctgcaccagagaacccacacaggggagaaaccttttgaatgcttagagtgtggaaagagattcagtcagagtggcactctgcACCAGCACTGGAGAACCCacgcaggggagaaacctttt ACCTTTGATCTAAATATTAATTACCGATGTTTGGATGTGTACGTGTGGGAATGA